Proteins co-encoded in one Falco rusticolus isolate bFalRus1 chromosome 14, bFalRus1.pri, whole genome shotgun sequence genomic window:
- the LOC119157369 gene encoding LOW QUALITY PROTEIN: 40-kDa huntingtin-associated protein-like (The sequence of the model RefSeq protein was modified relative to this genomic sequence to represent the inferred CDS: inserted 2 bases in 1 codon; deleted 2 bases in 1 codon), which translates to MLAAAGGSGPGGSGPASAGTDFCRGYRLVSAKLRRRFLRKPTXGGAARQFAALARELPHQESLPYAAWCQLAVARCAQSLFHGPAEAAALAEAARLFLRQERDLRQRLGLRGGFGEHVAAAQSCGAFAARLHLERGQPALAAGLCLELAAALRDTGRPARAAAPLQRAAELLAAARLPLEALRCLAERASCLLLGRDYAGALAALTRAQALAGAGLGPGGGGGGAAPGGAFLDVLARCEVSRVLLLLLLLQPPPAKLLPEHARTLEQYCWEAAEGGAAPGPGGGGAGGGLPPAASYLPAELFLLLQSAVLACQEKDAEALKVLQAELWPLLSAEQNHLLHLVLQEMLSPAGQGL; encoded by the exons atgctggcggcggcgggcggctcgGGCCCCGGCGGCTCCGGGCCGGCCTCGGCGGGGACC GACTTCTGTCGCGGGTACCGGCTGGTGTCGGCCAAGCTGCGGCGGCGGTTCCTGCGGAAGCCGAC TGGCGGAGCGGCGAGGCAGTTCGCGGCGCTGGCGCGGGAGCTGCCGCACCAGGAGAGCCTGCCCTACGCGGCCTGGTGCCAGCTGGCCGTGGCGCGCTGCGCCCAGAGCCTCTTCCACGGCCCCGCCGAGGCGGCCGCCCTGGCCGAGGCGGCGCGGCTCTTCCTGCGCCAGGAGCGGGACCTGCGGCAGCGCCTGGGGCTGCGCGGCGGCTTCGGCGAGCACGTGGCGGCGGCGCAGAGCTGCGGCGCCTTCGCCGCCCGCCTGCACCTGGAGCGGGGGCAGCCGGCGCTGGCGGCCGGGCTGTGCCTGGAGCTGGCGGCGGCGCTGCGCGATACGGGCcggcccgcccgcgccgccgcgccccTGCAGCGGGCGGCCGAGCtgctggcggcggcgcggctGCCGCTGGAGGCCCTGCGCTGCCTGGCCGAGCGcgcctcctgcctgctgctgggccGCGACTACGCCGGCGCGCTGGCGGCGCTGACGCGGGCGCAGGCGCtggccggggccgggctgggcccaggcggcggcggcggcggggccgcgcccgGCGGCGCCTTCCTGGACGTGCTGGCGCGCTGCGAGGTGTCgcgggtgctgctgctgctgctgctgctgcagccgccGCCCGCCAAGCTGCTGCCCGAGCACGCCCGGACGCTGGAGCAGTACTGCTGGGAGGCGGCGGAGGGCGGCGCGGCGCCGGGgcctggcggcggcggggcaggtGGTGGGCTGCCGCCGGCAGCGAGCTACCTGCCGGCCgagctcttcctgctgctgcagtcgGCCGTGCTGGCGTGCCAGGAGAAGGACGCGGAGGCGCTGAAGGTGCTGCAGGCCGAGCTCTGGCCGCTGCTCAGCGCCGAGCAGAACCACCTGCTGcacctggtgctgcaggagatgctcagcCCCGCCGGGCAGGGGCTCTGA
- the LOC119157246 gene encoding LOW QUALITY PROTEIN: 40-kDa huntingtin-associated protein-like (The sequence of the model RefSeq protein was modified relative to this genomic sequence to represent the inferred CDS: inserted 4 bases in 2 codons): MLAAAGGSGPGGSGPGLGGDGDFLSRYRLVSAKLRRRFLRKPNVAEAAEQFAALARELRAQESCPXRGWCQLAVARCAQSLFHGPAEAALAEAARLFLRQERDLRQRLGLRGGFGEHVAAAQSCGAFAARLHLEXGQPALAAGLCLELAAALRDTGRPARAAAPLQRAAELLAAARLPLEALRCLAERASCLLLGRDYAGALAALTRAQALAGAGLGPGGGGGGAAPGGAFLDVLARCEVSRVLLLLLLQPPPAKLLPEHARTLEQYCWEAAEGGAAPGPGGGGAGGGLPPAASYLPAELFLLLQSAVLACQEKDAEALKVLQAELWPLLSAEQNHLLHLVLQEMLSPAGQGL, from the exons atgctggcggcggcgggcggctcgGGCCCCGGCGGCTCCGGGCCGGGCCTCGGCGGGGACGGGGACTTCCTGTCGCGGTACCGGCTGGTGTCGGCCAAGCTGCGGCGGCGGTTCCTGCGGAAGCCGAACGTGGCGGAGGCGGCGGAGCAGTTCGCGGCGCTGGCGCGGGAGCTGCGCGCCCAGGAGAGCTGCCC ACGCGGCTGGTGCCAGCTGGCCGTGGCGCGCTGCGCCCAGAGCCTCTTCCACGGCCCCGCCGAGGCCGCCCTGGCCGAGGCGGCGCGGCTCTTCCTGCGCCAGGAGCGGGACCTGCGGCAGCGCCTGGGGCTGCGCGGCGGCTTCGGCGAGCACGTGGCGGCGGCGCAGAGCTGCGGCGCCTTCGCCGCCCGCCTGCACCTGGA GGGGCAGCCGGCGCTGGCGGCCGGGCTGTGCCTGGAGCTGGCGGCGGCGCTGCGCGATACGGGCcggcccgcccgcgccgccgcgccccTGCAGCGGGCGGCCGAGCtgctggcggcggcgcggctGCCGCTGGAGGCCCTGCGCTGCCTGGCCGAGCGcgcctcctgcctgctgctgggccGCGACTACGCCGGCGCGCTGGCGGCGCTGACGCGGGCGCAGGCGCtggccggggccgggctgggcccaggcggcggcggcggcggggccgcgcccgGCGGCGCCTTCCTGGACGTGCTGGCGCGCTGCGAGGTGTCgcgggtgctgctgctgctgctgctgcagccgccGCCCGCCAAGCTGCTGCCCGAGCACGCCCGGACGCTGGAGCAGTACTGCTGGGAGGCGGCGGAGGGCGGCGCGGCGCCGGGgcctggcggcggcggggcaggtGGTGGGCTGCCGCCGGCAGCGAGCTACCTGCCGGCCgagctcttcctgctgctgcagtcgGCCGTGCTGGCGTGCCAGGAGAAGGACGCGGAGGCGCTGAAGGTGCTGCAGGCCGAGCTCTGGCCGCTGCTCAGCGCCGAGCAGAACCACCTGCTGcacctggtgctgcaggagatgctcagcCCCGCCGGGCAGGGGCTCTGA
- the DKC1 gene encoding H/ACA ribonucleoprotein complex subunit DKC1 produces the protein MADGDGSSVKKRRKKEKRALPDEDIADIQHTEEFFIKPESRIVQLDTSQWPLLLKNFDKLNVMTAHYTPLSSGANPLKREISDYVRSGFINLDKPSNPSSHEVVAWIRRILRVEKTGHSGTLDPKVTGCLIVCIERATRLVKSQQSAGKEYVGIVRLHNAIESEAQLARAIETLTGALFQRPPLIAAVKRQLRVRTIYESKLVEYDPERRLGIFWVSCEAGTYIRTLCVHLGLLLGVGGQMQELRRVRSGILGEKDNMVTMHDVLDAQWQYDNNRDDSYLRRVILPLEKLLTSHKRLVMKDSAVNAICYGAKIMLPGVLRYEDGIELNQEIVVITTKGEAICLAIALMTTAVISTCDHGIVAKIKRVIMERDTYPRRWGLGPKASQKRMMVQKGLLDKHGKPNENTPDSWKKEYVDYRDACKKEAAAVPRVVSELERAPKRKRDSESESEEAMTPPSPATPPPEELSEKKKKKKKKEKKAKEAAGSGGEQIEVTSETSTKKKKKKKQKEVEESSE, from the exons ATGGCGGATGGGGACG GTTCCAGCGTGAAGAAGCGGCGGAAGAAGGAGAAGCGGGCGCTGCCCGATGAGGATATAGCG GACATCCAGCACACCGAGGAATTCTTCATCAAGCCCGAGTCCCGGATTGTCCAGCTGGACACGTCCCAGTGGCCCCTGCTGCTGAAG AACTTTGACAAGTTAAATGTGATGACAGCACACTACACGCCTCTTTCTTCCGGTGCTAATCCCCTGAAGAGAGAGATTTCTGACTATGTTAG GTCTGGCTTTATTAACCTAGACAAACCTTCCAATCCATCTTCCCATGAGGTGGTTGCATGGATTCGACGCATCCTTCGAGTAGAGAAAACTGGACACAGTGGCACTCTGGATCCTAAGGTGACTGGGTGCCTCATCGTATGCATTGAGAGGGCAACACGACTTGTCAAATCCCAGCAGAGCGCAG GCAAAGAGTATGTGGGAATTGTTCGGCTGCACAATGCAATTGAAAGTGAGGCTCAGCTTGCCAGG GCAATTGAAACTCTGACAGGTGCGCTGTTTCAGCGACCACCCCTCATTGCTGCTGTCAAACGACAACTGAGAGTCAGAACCATCTATGAGAGCAAGCTGGTGGAGTATGATCCTGAGAGAAGATTAG GTATTTTCTGGGTGAGCTGTGAAGCGGGCACATACATCCGAACACTCTGTGTTCATCTTGGTTTGCTGCTTGGTGTGGGGGGCCAGATGCAAGAGCTCCGCAGAGTGCGCTCAGGAATCCTGGGAGAGAAG GACAACATGGTGACTATGCACGATGTACTGGATGCACAGTGGCAGTATGACAACAACAGGGATGACAGCTACCTGCGAAGAGTTATCCTGCCATTGGAGAAACTGCTGACTTCACACAAGCGGCTGGTCATGAAAGACAGTGCG GTTAATGCCATTTGCTATGGAGCCAAGATCATGCTACCTGGTGTCCTGAGATACGAAGATGGTATTGAACTTAATCAGGAGATTGTTGTCATCACCACAAAAGGAGAAGCTATCTGCCTAG CCATTGCCTTGATGACCACAGCAGTCATTTCTACCTGCGACCATGGCATTGTGGCGAAGATCAAGAGAGTCATCATGGAGAGAGACACGTATCCCCGCAGATGGGGTCTTGGTCCCAAG GCCAGTCAAAAGAGGATGATGGTCCAGAAGGGTCTGCTGGACAAGCATGGAAAGCCCAATGAGAACACACCAGATTCCTGGAAGAAGGAGTATGTGGATTACAG GGATGCTTGCAAGAaagaggcagctgctgttcccagagttgtttcagagctggagagggCTCCAAAA AGGAAGCGAGACTCGGAGAGTGAAAGTGAGGAGGCTATGACCCCACcatcccctgccaccccaccaCCAGAGGAGCTGAGcgaaaagaaaaagaaaaagaagaagaaagagaagaaggcCAAAGAGGCAGCTGGGAGTGGGGGAGAGCAAATAGAAGTG ACCAGTGAGACCAGCaccaagaagaagaagaagaagaaacaaaaggaggtaGAAGAGAGCTCGGAGTAA